In Bradyrhizobium sp. 1(2017), one DNA window encodes the following:
- a CDS encoding S49 family peptidase, which produces MAEQLNDRESSGLADKLMQYLPARFRPGTAVVPVVRLSGVIGAVTPLRPGMTLAGVARVLERAFSYRNAKAVALVINSPGGSPVQSRQIYLRIKQLAAEKKLPVLIFVEDVAASGGYMIACAGDEIICDPSSILGSIGVVGGSFGFQEAIRRLGIERRLYTAGAHKAMLDPFLPERADDVAKLKAIQREIHQIFISLVKDSRGARLKSDDDTLFTGEYWAGESAVALGLADSIGDLRSTLRARYGEKVLTPVIAQPTGLLSGLLGRKSPGAGQLSALESAAGLPDELISAVETRAIWAKFGF; this is translated from the coding sequence ATGGCCGAACAATTGAACGATCGTGAGAGTTCCGGCCTGGCCGACAAGCTCATGCAATATCTTCCGGCGCGGTTCCGTCCAGGCACGGCCGTGGTGCCGGTGGTGCGGCTGTCGGGCGTGATCGGCGCGGTGACGCCTTTGCGACCGGGTATGACGCTCGCGGGTGTCGCGCGCGTGCTGGAGCGGGCGTTTTCCTATCGCAACGCCAAGGCGGTGGCGCTGGTGATCAACTCGCCCGGTGGCTCGCCGGTGCAGTCGCGCCAGATCTATCTGCGCATCAAGCAGCTCGCGGCGGAGAAAAAGCTGCCGGTGTTGATCTTCGTCGAGGACGTCGCGGCCTCCGGCGGCTACATGATCGCCTGCGCCGGCGACGAGATCATCTGCGATCCCTCCTCGATCCTCGGCTCGATCGGCGTCGTCGGCGGCAGCTTTGGATTCCAGGAGGCCATCAGGCGGCTCGGCATCGAGCGGCGCCTCTACACCGCCGGTGCACACAAGGCGATGCTCGACCCGTTCCTCCCGGAACGCGCCGATGACGTCGCCAAGTTGAAGGCGATCCAGCGCGAGATCCACCAGATCTTCATCTCGCTGGTCAAGGACAGCCGCGGCGCGCGGCTGAAGAGCGACGATGACACGCTGTTCACGGGAGAGTACTGGGCCGGTGAGAGCGCGGTCGCGCTGGGGCTGGCCGACAGCATCGGCGATCTCCGCTCAACTCTTCGTGCCCGCTATGGCGAGAAGGTTCTCACCCCTGTGATCGCGCAGCCGACCGGCCTGTTGTCCGGCCTGTTGGGGCGGAAATCGCCCGGCGCGGGGCAGCTTTCGGCCCTGGAATCAGCGGCTGGCCTGCCGGACGAGCTGATCTCGGCCGTCGAGACGCGAGCGATCTGGGCGAAATTCGGGTTCTAG
- a CDS encoding tRNA1(Val) (adenine(37)-N6)-methyltransferase: MIEALVDITEDAFLGGQLRLKQKRSGHRAGHDAILLAAATEARAGERVVDLGAGIGAAGLALARRVAGINLSLVEIDPELAELARANAVANGITAETIVLDVTADAQAFATNGLGPDSVDAVLMNPPFNDPARHRGSPDEARHTAHVARDETLNAWAHAARRILRSNGVLTLIWRADGIADVVAALSRGFGSLAILPVHGEAGRPAIRILVRAVKGGRAPTRLLPGLMLNDEPRMPKKEVKEVLEGRAVLPLAES, encoded by the coding sequence ATGATTGAGGCCCTGGTCGACATCACCGAGGACGCCTTTCTCGGCGGGCAGCTGCGCCTGAAGCAGAAGCGGTCCGGCCATCGCGCCGGGCACGACGCCATCCTGCTCGCGGCGGCGACCGAGGCGAGGGCAGGCGAGCGCGTGGTCGATCTCGGCGCCGGCATCGGCGCGGCGGGCCTCGCGCTGGCGCGGCGCGTGGCTGGGATCAACCTCAGCCTGGTCGAGATCGATCCGGAGCTGGCGGAGCTCGCGCGGGCCAATGCAGTGGCAAATGGGATTACGGCCGAGACGATCGTGCTCGATGTGACGGCCGATGCCCAGGCGTTTGCCACAAACGGGCTCGGGCCCGACAGCGTCGACGCGGTGCTGATGAACCCGCCCTTCAACGATCCGGCCCGGCATCGCGGTTCGCCGGACGAGGCACGCCACACCGCGCATGTGGCGCGTGACGAGACGCTGAACGCATGGGCGCACGCGGCGCGGCGCATCCTCCGTTCGAACGGCGTGCTGACCCTGATATGGCGTGCGGATGGGATCGCGGACGTCGTGGCCGCGCTGTCACGCGGCTTCGGAAGTCTCGCGATCCTCCCGGTTCACGGTGAGGCGGGACGGCCGGCGATCCGCATTCTGGTGCGTGCAGTGAAGGGCGGCCGGGCGCCGACGCGTCTGCTGCCGGGGCTCATGCTCAACGACGAGCCACGCATGCCTAAAAAAGAAGTGAAGGAGGTCTTGGAAGGGAGAGCGGTCTTGCCGCTGGCGGAGTCGTGA
- a CDS encoding DUF2007 domain-containing protein, with protein sequence MRELVRTNDMVLVSAIGALLDGANIHHLVLDQNMSIIEGSLGILPRRILVHEDDAVEARQLLTEAGLSHELRGDD encoded by the coding sequence TTGCGTGAACTGGTTCGGACCAACGACATGGTGCTGGTTTCGGCGATTGGCGCGCTGCTCGACGGCGCCAACATCCATCATCTGGTGCTGGACCAGAACATGAGCATCATCGAGGGCTCGCTCGGCATCCTGCCGCGGCGGATCCTGGTCCATGAGGACGACGCCGTCGAGGCCCGCCAGCTCCTCACCGAGGCGGGCCTGAGCCACGAACTCCGCGGCGATGATTGA
- a CDS encoding glycine--tRNA ligase subunit alpha, producing the protein MDASLPAHMRPERSFQGFILALQRFWAEQGCVILQPYDMEMGAGTFHPATTLRALGPKPWNAAYVQPSRRPKDGRYGENPNRMQHYYQFQVIMKPSPPNLQELYLKSLAAIGIDSALHDIRFVEDDWESPTLGAWGLGWECWCDGMEVSQFTYFQQVAGFECAPVAGELTYGLERLAMYVQGVDRVYDLNFNGRDGDAKVTYGDVFLQAEREYSKHNFEVADTAMLFEQFKMAETACRKYLEAGWKDGKREAHLMALPAYDQCIKASHVFNLLDARGVISVTERQSYIFRVRELAKACGEAWMRTEAGGAA; encoded by the coding sequence ATGGACGCCTCATTGCCCGCCCATATGCGCCCGGAACGCTCGTTCCAGGGCTTCATCCTCGCGCTACAGCGGTTCTGGGCCGAGCAGGGCTGCGTGATTTTGCAGCCCTACGACATGGAGATGGGCGCGGGCACCTTCCATCCGGCCACCACCTTGCGCGCGCTCGGGCCGAAGCCCTGGAACGCCGCCTATGTGCAGCCCTCGCGTCGGCCCAAGGACGGCCGCTACGGCGAGAATCCGAACCGGATGCAGCACTATTACCAGTTCCAGGTGATCATGAAGCCGTCGCCGCCGAACCTTCAGGAGCTGTACCTGAAGTCGCTTGCCGCGATCGGCATCGATTCCGCCCTGCACGACATCCGCTTCGTCGAGGACGATTGGGAAAGTCCGACGCTGGGCGCCTGGGGCCTCGGCTGGGAGTGCTGGTGCGACGGCATGGAAGTCAGCCAGTTCACCTATTTTCAGCAGGTCGCGGGTTTCGAATGCGCGCCGGTCGCGGGCGAGCTCACCTACGGGCTCGAGCGCCTTGCGATGTATGTGCAGGGCGTCGACCGCGTCTACGACCTCAATTTCAATGGCCGCGATGGCGATGCCAAGGTCACCTATGGCGACGTCTTCCTTCAGGCCGAGCGGGAATATTCGAAGCACAATTTCGAAGTGGCCGACACCGCGATGCTGTTCGAGCAGTTCAAGATGGCTGAGACGGCCTGCCGGAAGTATCTCGAAGCAGGCTGGAAGGACGGCAAGCGCGAGGCGCATCTGATGGCGCTGCCGGCCTATGACCAGTGCATCAAGGCGAGCCACGTCTTCAACCTGCTCGATGCGCGCGGCGTGATCTCCGTGACCGAGCGGCAAAGCTACATCTTCCGCGTTCGCGAATTGGCAAAGGCCTGCGGCGAAGCCTGGATGCGTACCGAAGCGGGCGGAGCGGCCTGA
- a CDS encoding polyprenyl synthetase family protein yields the protein MAVIVPFETPGASIEELVALVAPDMERVNATILSRTGSDVTMIPEVANHLISSGGKRLRPMLTLAMANLAGYTGDGHIKLAASVEFMHTATLLHDDVVDESEMRRGKLSARMLWGNEASVLVGDFLLGQAFRMMVEVGSLRALDILSAAAATIAEGEVMQLAAAKNTATTEDEYLAVIRGKTAELFAAACEVGPVIANRPKAEQTACRSVGMNLGIAFQLVDDVLDYGGKSAKLGKNTGDDFREGKITLPVVLAFRRGNDTERAFWIRALERGEIGDSDLDHALGLMNKHRALEDTLSRAQHYGAMAVDALALFPSSPMKSALEQVVAFCLARSH from the coding sequence GTGGCCGTCATCGTACCTTTCGAAACTCCCGGCGCGTCGATCGAAGAGCTGGTTGCCCTTGTCGCTCCTGATATGGAGCGCGTCAACGCCACGATCCTGTCGCGGACCGGCTCGGACGTGACCATGATCCCGGAGGTCGCCAACCATCTGATCTCCTCCGGGGGCAAGCGCCTGCGGCCGATGCTGACGCTCGCCATGGCCAATCTCGCCGGCTACACCGGCGACGGCCACATCAAGCTGGCCGCCTCCGTCGAGTTCATGCATACCGCCACCCTGCTGCATGACGACGTCGTCGACGAGAGCGAGATGCGCCGCGGCAAGCTGTCGGCACGCATGCTCTGGGGCAACGAGGCGAGCGTCCTGGTCGGCGACTTCCTGCTCGGCCAAGCCTTCCGCATGATGGTCGAAGTCGGCTCGCTGCGCGCACTCGACATCCTCTCTGCGGCCGCCGCCACCATCGCCGAGGGCGAGGTGATGCAGCTTGCCGCCGCCAAGAACACCGCAACCACCGAGGACGAATATCTCGCCGTGATCCGCGGCAAGACCGCCGAGCTGTTCGCGGCGGCCTGCGAAGTCGGCCCCGTGATCGCCAACCGCCCGAAGGCCGAGCAGACCGCCTGCCGCTCGGTCGGCATGAATCTCGGCATCGCCTTCCAGCTCGTCGACGACGTGCTCGACTATGGCGGCAAGAGCGCCAAGCTCGGCAAGAACACCGGTGACGATTTCCGCGAAGGCAAGATCACACTGCCCGTCGTGCTCGCCTTCCGCCGCGGCAACGACACCGAGCGCGCCTTCTGGATCCGCGCGCTGGAGCGCGGCGAGATCGGCGATTCCGATCTCGATCATGCTCTGGGCCTGATGAACAAGCACCGCGCGCTCGAGGACACGCTGAGCCGCGCCCAGCATTACGGCGCCATGGCGGTGGACGCGCTGGCCCTGTTCCCGTCCTCGCCGATGAAGAGCGCGCTGGAGCAGGTCGTGGCGTTCTGCCTGGCCCGGTCGCATTAA